The proteins below come from a single Sporosarcina sp. FSL K6-3457 genomic window:
- a CDS encoding CotY/CotZ family spore coat protein, with product MGCGRNDDVADVRRHDNCICEVVRAIRRIQDIRDDRDCDDCRTDCFLTPLGSLVSPSRQRANTRVFMLMNDEGDPFKAMFNQRRRRNNSNEQGNDCASCFSVFFRVQNVFDNCCATLQVLEPRDRQGNRVNLFKHGKLDFNAMCEVERFEATGSCVTVDLKCFCAIQCVRDVFIECDED from the coding sequence ATGGGATGTGGAAGAAATGATGATGTGGCGGATGTTCGTCGCCATGATAACTGTATTTGTGAGGTTGTCCGAGCGATTCGACGGATACAGGATATTCGAGATGACCGAGATTGTGACGATTGTAGAACTGACTGCTTCTTAACCCCACTTGGTAGCCTTGTAAGTCCTTCACGACAACGAGCCAATACACGGGTATTCATGCTGATGAACGATGAGGGCGATCCCTTCAAAGCAATGTTCAATCAAAGAAGAAGACGTAATAATTCTAATGAGCAAGGAAATGATTGCGCTAGCTGCTTCTCTGTCTTCTTTAGAGTACAAAATGTATTTGACAACTGCTGTGCAACTTTACAAGTTCTTGAACCACGTGACAGACAGGGTAACAGAGTAAATTTATTCAAACATGGTAAGCTCGATTTTAACGCAATGTGTGAAGTAGAACGCTTTGAAGCGACAGGCTCATGTGTGACGGTCGACTTAAAATGCTTCTGCGCAATTCAATGCGTAAGAGACGTATTCATCGAATGTGACGAGGATTAA